Proteins encoded together in one Oceanobacillus iheyensis HTE831 window:
- the ribD gene encoding bifunctional diaminohydroxyphosphoribosylaminopyrimidine deaminase/5-amino-6-(5-phosphoribosylamino)uracil reductase RibD, with product MTDDKHYMKLAIENAKAMKGQTDPNPLVGAVIVNHNRIVGVGSHLKAGEPHAEIHALQMAGENAKGATIYVTLEPCSHQGRTGPCALALVEAGVRRVVIATLDPNPLVAGNGVKILEDAGIEVEVGVLEDESISMNEVFNKFITHKQPFITMKAASTLDGKVATKTNHSKWITSEAAREDVHHLRNEHAAILVGIQTIIHDDPALTTRIPNGRNPIRIVLDSSLRIPLDAQIIQDKRAPTMIFTKEEVDQKKKDKLESVGVEIINTSGKEQTDIQDVVNHLGNQQISSLLLEGGGNIHASFLAAGLVDKVVLYMAPKLSGGKNAPTFFEGAGIEQMDDSIDLLNLKIDQIGPDFRFIGYPIFKEIND from the coding sequence ATGACTGATGATAAGCACTATATGAAACTTGCCATAGAGAACGCAAAAGCGATGAAAGGTCAAACAGACCCGAACCCTTTAGTCGGTGCAGTTATTGTTAATCATAATCGAATTGTCGGTGTTGGATCCCATCTCAAGGCCGGAGAGCCTCATGCGGAAATTCACGCTCTACAAATGGCGGGTGAAAATGCCAAAGGAGCAACAATCTATGTCACATTAGAGCCTTGTTCACATCAAGGACGAACAGGCCCCTGTGCACTTGCATTAGTTGAAGCAGGTGTAAGACGCGTTGTCATCGCAACGCTTGATCCCAACCCTTTGGTGGCAGGTAATGGTGTTAAAATACTAGAGGACGCTGGCATCGAAGTAGAAGTCGGTGTACTAGAAGATGAATCTATATCGATGAATGAAGTATTCAATAAATTTATTACTCATAAACAACCCTTTATTACAATGAAGGCAGCTTCTACATTAGATGGAAAAGTAGCGACAAAAACAAATCATAGTAAGTGGATTACGTCTGAAGCAGCACGTGAGGATGTTCACCACCTTAGAAATGAACATGCTGCTATATTAGTTGGCATTCAGACCATCATTCATGATGATCCAGCACTAACCACAAGAATACCGAATGGGCGAAATCCAATACGAATTGTACTTGATTCAAGCTTACGTATACCTCTTGATGCACAGATTATTCAAGACAAAAGAGCTCCTACTATGATATTTACCAAAGAAGAAGTAGATCAGAAAAAGAAAGATAAGTTAGAGTCGGTTGGAGTAGAGATAATTAATACTTCTGGCAAGGAACAGACAGACATACAGGATGTTGTTAATCACCTCGGGAATCAACAAATTTCCTCCTTATTACTAGAAGGTGGAGGAAATATCCACGCTTCTTTCTTAGCAGCTGGACTCGTTGATAAAGTAGTCCTTTACATGGCTCCAAAATTAAGCGGAGGAAAAAATGCTCCCACCTTCTTTGAAGGGGCAGGTATCGAACAGATGGATGATTCTATTGACTTACTCAACTTAAAGATAGATCAGATCGGACCTGATTTTAGATTTATCGGTTACCCGATTTTTAAAGAAATAAATGATTAG
- a CDS encoding GTP cyclohydrolase II — MLNTKLESEAFALLKDKIQLIQQNDHAIYLVGPIQLPINLDGETTVFQWYCWLNFDEITEDYENMIEKLSSANLAEYQQSSVLVYGDFAHAEEALIRMHSICHTGDIFGSKRCDCGFQLKESMKKIREHGTGALFYLANHEGRGIGLFSKAMAYVLQENGYDTVEANESLGYVNDARDYEDAISVLRTLRSKPVTLITNNPLKVDALENAGLQLSGRTPLWGDRSEYNKKYLDTKVIKSGHLREDGKCSND, encoded by the coding sequence ATGTTAAATACGAAACTAGAATCAGAGGCTTTTGCCCTTTTAAAAGATAAAATTCAACTTATTCAACAAAATGATCATGCTATATATTTGGTTGGACCAATCCAACTTCCCATAAATTTAGATGGAGAGACAACAGTGTTTCAATGGTATTGTTGGTTAAATTTTGATGAGATAACAGAAGACTATGAAAATATGATTGAAAAGTTATCCTCAGCAAACCTGGCTGAATATCAACAATCTAGTGTCTTGGTATATGGAGATTTTGCTCATGCAGAAGAAGCACTTATTCGTATGCATTCGATTTGCCACACTGGTGACATATTTGGTAGCAAACGTTGTGACTGTGGTTTTCAATTAAAGGAATCCATGAAGAAAATTAGAGAACATGGCACTGGAGCCTTATTCTATTTAGCAAATCACGAAGGACGTGGCATAGGATTATTCAGTAAAGCGATGGCCTATGTACTGCAAGAGAATGGCTATGACACCGTGGAGGCAAATGAAAGTCTTGGATACGTAAATGATGCTAGAGATTATGAAGATGCAATCTCCGTTTTACGTACACTTCGCAGCAAACCCGTTACCCTGATCACAAATAATCCTTTGAAAGTAGATGCGCTTGAAAATGCCGGACTACAGCTTTCTGGAAGAACCCCACTATGGGGAGATCGCTCAGAATATAACAAAAAATATCTAGACACGAAGGTGATAAAATCTGGTCACTTACGAGAGGATGGTAAATGCAGTAATGACTGA
- a CDS encoding MerR family transcriptional regulator gives MTKDIFSVSEFAQYTGLSIRTLHYYEEKGILHPLRDKDTGHRRYVKEDLLQLHQIVTLKFLGFTLEEIKDITMSTSVDLSFIETLRLQEAKLVEDKEKIEVSLEMIKRTVKLIEDEKQIDKDMLVSLLASMQTEKQQKEISKGILSDQAIDQLFRATDSEKLLWEKEILRFYKETKRLVGRSSDDPEVMKLFQRFFTYVLDIFKMEGFHELENILKSKKAEDISDEELDRFILEMEKLVPNPLTKEEVQWLDGIMTTYMTENSDFWKGVVRNGKRST, from the coding sequence ATGACAAAAGATATCTTCTCCGTAAGTGAGTTTGCTCAATATACAGGGTTATCGATACGAACGTTGCATTATTATGAAGAAAAAGGGATATTACATCCTCTAAGAGATAAGGATACAGGACATCGTAGATATGTAAAAGAAGATTTGCTTCAGCTACATCAAATAGTCACACTAAAATTTTTAGGTTTTACTCTAGAAGAAATTAAGGATATTACAATGTCAACAAGTGTTGATTTAAGTTTTATTGAAACATTAAGGTTACAAGAAGCGAAATTAGTAGAAGATAAAGAAAAAATTGAAGTGTCTTTGGAAATGATTAAAAGAACCGTAAAACTTATTGAAGATGAAAAACAAATTGACAAGGATATGTTAGTAAGCTTACTCGCGAGTATGCAAACTGAAAAACAGCAGAAAGAAATTTCCAAAGGTATTTTGTCGGATCAAGCGATTGATCAATTATTTAGAGCAACAGATAGTGAGAAATTACTATGGGAAAAAGAAATATTACGATTTTATAAAGAAACGAAGCGGTTAGTAGGCAGGTCAAGTGATGACCCGGAAGTAATGAAGTTGTTTCAACGTTTTTTTACGTATGTGCTAGATATATTTAAAATGGAAGGCTTTCATGAGCTTGAAAATATACTGAAATCAAAAAAAGCGGAGGACATTAGTGATGAAGAGTTGGATCGGTTTATCTTAGAAATGGAGAAGTTAGTTCCGAACCCATTAACAAAGGAGGAGGTACAATGGTTAGATGGAATAATGACAACATATATGACAGAAAACAGCGATTTTTGGAAGGGAGTAGTAAGGAATGGAAAAAGGTCAACGTAA
- a CDS encoding ABC transporter ATP-binding protein: protein MEKGQRNNKAFLSLILTANIPKFVLALGLIGSIITTLVGLTIPLLTRELVDGFSLTSLTLNFILLIIGIFVLHALIDGFSTYALAYVGQRVVAYLRESIWQKMIRLPVRYFDQQPSGESVSRVINDTGIVKDLVSQHFPQFISGLISIIGAVTILLIMDWRMTLMMLVAVPVTVIVMIPLGTRMSKVSRKLQDETASFQGDIQQTISEIKLMKSSTAEESEKQKGLKGIGNLLRTGLREAKIFSVIGPFMYMVVMLVIVVIIGYGGIRVEEGTMTTGALVAFLLYLFQITFPITTFAMFFTELQKAKGATGRIVEILDVDIEETHKGIDKNIDKEALQFCDVSFSYENGEEVLKNISFQANPGEMIAFAGPSGGGKTTVFGLIERYYQPDKGEILIGSQPINEVSMLSWRTQLGYVSQESSMMSGTIRDNLTYGLQDADEISDNQLWEVAEMAYADQFIKELPNGLNTEVGERGTKLSGGQRQRINIARAFLRNPKLLLLDEATASLDSQSEQVVQKALQRLMEGRTTLVIAHRLSTIVDADQIIFIEDGQITGKGNHQELIGTHQLYRQFAEQQLT, encoded by the coding sequence ATGGAAAAAGGTCAACGTAATAATAAGGCATTTTTATCTTTAATTTTAACAGCGAATATCCCAAAGTTTGTTCTTGCTTTAGGGTTAATTGGAAGTATCATAACGACATTGGTGGGGCTTACTATACCGCTATTAACAAGAGAGTTAGTCGATGGATTTTCACTAACTTCACTAACCTTAAACTTCATATTACTTATTATAGGTATATTTGTATTACATGCACTGATTGATGGTTTTTCGACCTATGCATTAGCCTATGTGGGACAACGAGTAGTGGCTTATTTAAGAGAGTCTATATGGCAAAAAATGATTCGTTTACCTGTCAGGTATTTTGACCAACAACCAAGCGGAGAATCCGTTAGTAGAGTAATTAATGATACAGGTATTGTAAAAGATTTGGTATCGCAGCATTTTCCACAATTTATCTCCGGATTAATATCTATTATTGGAGCAGTTACCATCTTATTGATAATGGATTGGCGCATGACTTTAATGATGCTTGTCGCTGTACCGGTTACAGTAATTGTAATGATTCCTTTAGGAACACGTATGTCAAAGGTGTCCCGAAAATTACAAGATGAGACGGCTTCTTTTCAAGGAGATATCCAACAAACGATTAGTGAAATTAAGCTGATGAAATCATCTACCGCTGAGGAATCAGAAAAACAAAAAGGTTTAAAGGGTATTGGCAATTTGTTACGTACAGGATTAAGAGAAGCTAAAATCTTCTCTGTCATCGGCCCGTTTATGTATATGGTCGTAATGCTCGTCATTGTAGTTATTATAGGGTATGGCGGAATTCGTGTAGAAGAAGGTACGATGACGACAGGCGCTTTAGTCGCTTTCTTACTCTATTTATTTCAAATCACATTTCCAATAACTACGTTTGCCATGTTCTTTACTGAATTACAAAAAGCAAAAGGTGCTACCGGAAGAATTGTTGAAATTCTTGATGTAGACATAGAAGAAACTCATAAAGGAATTGATAAAAATATTGATAAAGAAGCTTTACAGTTTTGCGACGTTTCCTTTTCTTATGAAAATGGGGAAGAGGTACTAAAAAATATTTCTTTCCAAGCAAACCCAGGGGAGATGATTGCTTTTGCTGGACCAAGTGGTGGCGGAAAGACGACGGTATTTGGTCTCATTGAACGATATTATCAACCAGATAAAGGTGAGATATTAATTGGAAGTCAACCAATAAATGAAGTATCTATGTTATCTTGGCGTACGCAGTTAGGATATGTTTCCCAAGAAAGTTCGATGATGTCAGGGACAATTAGAGATAACTTAACGTATGGGCTTCAAGATGCGGATGAAATAAGTGATAATCAGCTGTGGGAAGTTGCGGAAATGGCTTATGCAGACCAATTTATAAAAGAACTCCCAAATGGTTTAAATACGGAAGTAGGGGAGCGGGGAACAAAATTATCTGGTGGTCAACGACAGCGGATTAATATAGCTAGAGCGTTTTTACGAAATCCAAAGTTATTGCTTCTAGATGAAGCAACAGCCAGTCTGGATAGTCAATCGGAACAGGTAGTTCAAAAAGCATTGCAACGCCTAATGGAGGGGAGAACGACATTGGTTATCGCACACCGATTATCTACGATCGTGGATGCGGATCAGATTATTTTTATTGAAGATGGACAAATAACAGGAAAAGGTAACCACCAAGAATTAATTGGAACCCATCAATTGTATCGACAGTTTGCTGAACAACAATTGACTTAA
- a CDS encoding ATP-binding cassette domain-containing protein, giving the protein MSYEIKVNDLTVWYKDFKALDQVSFTLNGGKIHGLLGRNGAGKTTLLSILSNFRKAKEGTITIDGEDPFDHPRIMQGTSFIYDKDLTYEYDKVGDMLKELADFRPNFDATYASELVKKFKLPLKKKVHQLSKGKQSALQVTIGLASRTPLTIFDEAYLGMDAPTRELFYKELLADQERHPRTMIVSTHLVSEMDYLFDEVTIIHQGKILLKDTNENVISKGFSITGNKDNVEAFTTGLEVLNSQILGGTKSVMVYGELSEQKRRQARDLDLDIGPLSLHDLFVHLTKEEDEA; this is encoded by the coding sequence ATGAGTTATGAAATAAAAGTAAATGATTTAACTGTGTGGTATAAAGATTTTAAAGCGCTCGATCAAGTCAGTTTCACACTAAACGGAGGAAAGATTCATGGGTTGCTCGGAAGAAATGGGGCAGGAAAAACAACACTACTATCCATCCTTTCTAACTTTCGCAAAGCAAAGGAAGGTACGATAACCATTGATGGGGAAGATCCATTTGACCACCCACGTATCATGCAAGGTACCTCTTTTATCTATGATAAAGATCTAACCTATGAATACGATAAAGTAGGTGACATGTTAAAAGAACTCGCCGATTTCCGTCCAAACTTTGACGCAACCTACGCTAGTGAATTAGTAAAAAAGTTTAAGCTTCCATTAAAAAAGAAAGTTCATCAATTATCGAAGGGAAAGCAATCAGCACTGCAAGTAACCATTGGTTTAGCATCTCGTACTCCATTAACGATTTTCGATGAAGCATATTTAGGAATGGATGCTCCAACAAGAGAATTATTTTATAAAGAATTGTTAGCTGATCAAGAAAGACACCCTAGAACAATGATTGTATCCACACATCTAGTATCTGAGATGGATTACCTTTTTGACGAAGTTACCATCATTCATCAAGGGAAGATTCTCTTAAAAGACACGAACGAAAATGTTATTTCGAAAGGCTTTTCGATTACAGGAAATAAAGACAATGTAGAGGCATTTACAACTGGACTTGAGGTTTTAAATAGTCAAATTTTAGGTGGAACCAAATCAGTAATGGTATACGGAGAATTATCTGAACAGAAAAGAAGGCAAGCAAGAGATTTAGACTTGGATATTGGCCCACTTTCCCTACATGATTTATTTGTACATTTAACAAAGGAGGAAGATGAAGCATGA
- a CDS encoding GntR family transcriptional regulator — translation MIEDQIVNDQLKEGDQAPSTNQLVQFYKINHATVSKGINQLVEEDILFKKRGVGMFVMEGAKEKLIQKRKESFMDNYVIGLVQEAEKLKVTEQEIIDLIKQAKRRIQP, via the coding sequence ATGATTGAAGATCAAATTGTGAATGACCAGTTGAAAGAAGGAGATCAAGCTCCTTCAACCAATCAACTTGTCCAGTTTTACAAAATAAATCATGCGACTGTTTCGAAAGGAATCAATCAGCTAGTAGAAGAAGACATCTTATTTAAAAAACGAGGTGTAGGTATGTTTGTTATGGAAGGAGCCAAAGAAAAATTGATTCAAAAAAGGAAAGAATCTTTTATGGATAACTATGTTATCGGTCTCGTTCAAGAAGCGGAGAAGTTAAAAGTAACAGAGCAAGAAATTATTGATTTAATAAAACAGGCAAAAAGGAGGATTCAGCCATGA
- the aroD gene encoding type I 3-dehydroquinate dehydratase, which yields MKNVVHVKNINIGEGKPKVCVPITGATKKEISEELDLLQTIKVDLVEWRGDLFQEIENEISVKNMLQKINQEIPHLPLLFTFRTKGEGGGREVTLEKYKEINRFVIESKLVDLVDVELFRGKNLVKELVSFAHLHDQKVIISNHDFNQTPPRDEIIARLKLAADNGADIGKIAVMPRNDEDVLNLLSATSLVKELNHIPIVTMSMGADGLISRLSGEVFGSAITFASGKTASAPGQIEAEKLQTVLTIIHDSINKKK from the coding sequence ATGAAGAATGTTGTTCATGTGAAGAATATCAATATCGGTGAGGGGAAACCGAAAGTGTGTGTTCCGATAACGGGAGCTACAAAGAAAGAAATAAGTGAGGAGTTAGATCTACTGCAAACCATAAAAGTCGACCTAGTGGAATGGCGGGGAGATTTATTCCAAGAAATTGAAAATGAAATATCGGTTAAAAACATGCTGCAAAAAATAAATCAAGAAATCCCTCACCTTCCGTTATTATTTACTTTTCGGACAAAAGGAGAAGGCGGTGGAAGGGAAGTCACGCTGGAAAAATATAAAGAAATTAATCGTTTTGTTATTGAATCAAAACTAGTCGACTTGGTTGATGTTGAATTATTTCGTGGTAAGAACTTAGTAAAAGAACTTGTTTCTTTTGCTCATCTGCATGACCAAAAGGTAATTATTTCTAATCATGATTTTAATCAGACACCTCCACGTGATGAGATCATAGCACGTCTAAAATTAGCAGCTGATAACGGGGCTGATATTGGAAAAATTGCAGTAATGCCTCGTAACGATGAAGATGTGTTGAATTTACTTTCTGCAACATCACTTGTGAAAGAATTGAATCATATTCCGATCGTCACCATGTCGATGGGAGCTGATGGATTGATTAGTCGCTTATCTGGTGAAGTATTTGGTTCAGCAATTACTTTTGCTTCTGGGAAAACAGCTTCAGCACCAGGACAGATTGAAGCTGAAAAATTACAAACCGTGCTAACGATTATCCATGATTCTATAAATAAGAAAAAGTAG
- a CDS encoding metal ABC transporter solute-binding protein, Zn/Mn family: protein MKSFKKNIWGLAMLIGLLILAACGSSEEDTSNGEEKINVVTTIAQIGEPLSVIGGEHVKVESLMGPSVDPHLYNPTQSDISKVDSADVIFYNGLNLEVNMVDVFDSIGTEKPVLAIGDTLSEEQLLEDEEGAVDPHIWFDIDLWESALNAAVEELKEYAPEHADDFEANKQAYFEELDSLRESAEKLAEIPEEQRVLVTAHDAFGYFGNQHDMEVVGLQGLSTEGEIGVSDINETIGLIEEYEVPAIFVESSVNQDSINAVIEGASSNGVDVELGGELFSDAMGEEGTDEGTYIGMYQHNIDTIHEALTRGDD from the coding sequence ATGAAGAGCTTCAAGAAAAACATATGGGGATTAGCAATGTTAATTGGATTACTGATTTTAGCAGCATGTGGATCAAGCGAAGAGGATACAAGTAATGGAGAAGAAAAAATAAATGTAGTTACGACGATTGCACAAATCGGTGAACCTTTATCTGTGATTGGTGGGGAACATGTAAAAGTTGAGAGTTTAATGGGACCTTCGGTGGATCCGCATTTATACAATCCTACTCAAAGTGATATCTCAAAAGTCGATAGCGCAGATGTAATCTTTTACAATGGATTAAATTTGGAAGTGAATATGGTCGATGTGTTTGATTCAATCGGTACGGAAAAACCTGTCTTAGCTATCGGAGATACACTTTCAGAAGAACAATTATTGGAAGATGAAGAAGGAGCGGTGGATCCACATATATGGTTTGATATAGATCTTTGGGAAAGTGCTCTAAATGCAGCGGTTGAAGAATTGAAAGAATATGCACCAGAACATGCAGATGATTTTGAAGCAAATAAACAAGCCTATTTTGAAGAGTTAGATAGCTTACGAGAAAGTGCGGAGAAATTAGCAGAAATACCAGAAGAACAACGGGTGTTAGTTACTGCGCATGATGCATTTGGTTATTTTGGGAACCAACATGATATGGAAGTAGTTGGGTTACAAGGACTCAGTACAGAAGGAGAAATAGGTGTTTCCGATATTAATGAAACGATTGGTTTAATTGAGGAATATGAGGTGCCGGCTATTTTTGTTGAAAGTAGCGTGAATCAAGATTCTATCAATGCGGTTATTGAAGGTGCATCGAGCAATGGTGTAGATGTAGAACTTGGTGGAGAATTATTCTCTGACGCAATGGGTGAAGAAGGTACAGATGAAGGTACTTATATTGGGATGTATCAGCATAATATAGATACCATTCATGAAGCATTAACTAGAGGAGATGATTAA
- a CDS encoding metal ABC transporter ATP-binding protein yields MIKVGSSVIHVDDLSASYQKNKVLENVQFEVQEGTLTGIVGPNGAGKSTLIKTMLGLHPILTGKVNFWGQTFKKAKKKIGYVPQRGSVDWDFPTDALDVVTMGLYGKIGWLRTPSKKDKEKAMEALDKMGMSAYAHRQISQLSGGQQQRVFLARALVQNADLYFMDEPLAGVDASTEKAIMAILQELKQQGKTVMVVHHDLQTVPEYFDHVLFLNRTVYAYGKTDDIFTKENIAKTYGGNMQWIGEGDQYVVHTTSQ; encoded by the coding sequence ATGATTAAAGTGGGGTCATCTGTTATACATGTAGATGATTTGTCTGCTTCTTATCAAAAGAATAAAGTATTAGAAAATGTTCAGTTTGAGGTACAAGAAGGCACACTAACAGGAATTGTTGGTCCTAATGGCGCAGGGAAATCGACGTTAATTAAAACGATGCTCGGACTTCATCCAATACTAACGGGTAAGGTAAACTTTTGGGGACAGACGTTTAAGAAAGCGAAGAAAAAGATTGGATATGTACCGCAGCGTGGTTCGGTTGACTGGGATTTTCCGACGGACGCCTTAGATGTAGTGACGATGGGACTTTATGGCAAGATCGGTTGGCTACGAACACCTTCGAAAAAAGACAAAGAGAAGGCTATGGAAGCATTGGATAAGATGGGGATGAGTGCGTATGCACATCGTCAAATCAGTCAACTTTCTGGAGGGCAACAGCAGCGTGTCTTTTTAGCACGTGCTTTGGTTCAAAATGCTGATTTATACTTTATGGATGAACCATTAGCTGGAGTAGATGCTTCTACAGAAAAAGCGATTATGGCAATTCTTCAGGAATTAAAACAACAAGGAAAAACAGTAATGGTAGTGCATCATGATTTACAGACAGTACCCGAATATTTTGATCATGTACTATTTTTAAATCGTACTGTTTATGCGTATGGAAAGACAGACGACATTTTTACGAAAGAAAACATTGCGAAAACATATGGTGGCAATATGCAATGGATTGGAGAGGGAGATCAGTATGTGGTCCACACTACTTCACAGTAA
- a CDS encoding metal ABC transporter permease, with product MWSTLLHSNTMWVLLSTAILGIAAGVIGCLAYWKKQNLMSDALSHAALPGVVIAFFIIGEKNLLLLVIGAAASALFGAFLIQWITGSSRITEDTAMGMVLSVFYGVGVMLLSIANRSAGGNQSGLDSFIYGQAAAMVRSDVVTMMVLAGIVIFIVFIGFKEWKLYLFDASFAKGIGMSIRGMNALYTLILVTTIVIGIQAVGVILMAAMLIIPAVSARYWTHSFRNMILLSATFGGISGAVGSWISSTGSGLPTGPFIVVASAAFFIISLLFGKEKGIIVGYIQFKVQQRNSSELLAIKDGDAS from the coding sequence ATGTGGTCCACACTACTTCACAGTAATACAATGTGGGTACTGCTTAGCACGGCTATCTTAGGTATAGCAGCAGGAGTAATCGGTTGCTTAGCTTATTGGAAAAAACAAAATTTAATGAGTGATGCACTTTCTCATGCTGCCCTCCCTGGAGTAGTTATTGCCTTCTTTATCATTGGTGAGAAAAACTTATTATTGCTAGTGATTGGAGCGGCTGCAAGTGCGCTGTTCGGTGCCTTTTTAATCCAGTGGATAACAGGATCCAGCCGAATAACTGAAGATACAGCCATGGGCATGGTTCTTTCTGTTTTTTATGGTGTCGGTGTTATGCTGTTATCTATTGCTAACCGTTCTGCAGGAGGGAATCAAAGTGGATTAGATAGTTTCATCTACGGGCAGGCTGCTGCAATGGTTCGTTCTGATGTAGTGACGATGATGGTACTTGCTGGGATTGTTATATTTATTGTATTTATTGGATTTAAAGAATGGAAGCTGTACTTATTTGATGCTTCATTTGCAAAAGGAATAGGGATGTCTATACGTGGAATGAATGCACTTTATACACTTATTCTCGTAACAACGATTGTCATCGGGATTCAGGCAGTTGGTGTTATTCTAATGGCAGCGATGCTAATTATTCCAGCTGTTAGTGCGAGGTATTGGACACATTCCTTTAGAAATATGATTCTGCTTTCTGCTACATTTGGAGGAATATCAGGAGCGGTTGGATCGTGGATCAGTTCAACTGGTAGTGGTCTGCCAACTGGACCATTTATCGTTGTGGCTTCGGCGGCATTTTTTATTATTTCATTATTATTTGGAAAAGAAAAAGGTATTATCGTTGGTTATATCCAATTTAAAGTACAACAACGAAATTCTAGTGAATTATTAGCTATAAAAGATGGTGATGCATCATGA
- a CDS encoding metal ABC transporter permease codes for MTYTAWIILTAALVGLSCGLIGVFLILRKQAMMADAISHTVLLGIVLAYMVTQQLSGTAMLVGGILAGILTAFLVQMLNSLKVQHDASMGIVFTTLFAIGVILISTSVGNVHLDVKHALMGEITFIPFTTVSLPIIGEIPRATALLAIVLLIVIFFIVAFYKEWKITSFDPALAASIGIPVLLLHYVFMTLVSVTTVASFDAVGAILVVAMLITPAAAAYLWTDKLVVMLLLSGSFGVLAAIVGYWIATWLDTSISGSMAFATGLIFLVSFLLSPKHGLVSKWVKPPEIIEHSS; via the coding sequence ATGACATATACAGCTTGGATTATTTTAACTGCAGCACTAGTAGGACTTTCCTGTGGATTAATTGGCGTATTTCTTATTTTAAGAAAGCAAGCGATGATGGCCGATGCAATAAGTCATACGGTTCTACTGGGAATTGTATTAGCGTATATGGTTACACAACAATTAAGTGGAACTGCGATGCTCGTTGGAGGGATTTTAGCCGGAATATTAACAGCATTTCTTGTGCAGATGTTAAATTCATTAAAAGTACAACATGATGCCTCAATGGGGATTGTATTTACGACGTTATTTGCCATCGGTGTCATATTGATATCAACTTCAGTTGGGAATGTTCATCTTGATGTAAAACACGCATTAATGGGTGAAATCACCTTTATTCCGTTTACAACTGTAAGTCTCCCGATAATCGGAGAGATTCCACGGGCTACAGCATTATTAGCAATCGTATTATTGATTGTTATTTTCTTTATTGTAGCGTTCTATAAGGAATGGAAAATAACATCCTTTGATCCAGCTTTAGCTGCAAGTATCGGTATACCAGTTTTGCTGCTACATTATGTATTTATGACACTAGTCTCCGTAACGACTGTAGCTTCTTTTGATGCGGTGGGAGCGATACTCGTTGTAGCGATGCTTATTACTCCAGCAGCGGCGGCGTATCTATGGACAGATAAGCTGGTTGTTATGCTACTGTTGAGTGGGAGTTTTGGTGTATTAGCAGCTATCGTTGGATATTGGATCGCAACGTGGTTAGATACATCGATTTCTGGATCAATGGCTTTTGCAACAGGACTTATTTTCTTGGTGAGTTTCCTTCTATCACCAAAGCATGGATTAGTATCAAAATGGGTGAAACCACCTGAAATAATAGAACATTCTTCTTGA